In Pseudothermotoga sp., one genomic interval encodes:
- a CDS encoding Cof-type HAD-IIB family hydrolase encodes MKLLVFDLDGTLLEKDGTLSLETLQMLKKLEEKSVKSTVATGRSLKSASRFIERLVSKVPVILFNGARIFDPVTGRYLYSETLQDSLAQKVGHLCQRSDVSIFFFIDEDVYVLNLTSHAARYVYRDGLSYHLVENIDFLNHKRVTKIVLTGPSFELTDIENVLKLQHRIHASITRSEEDLLEILPFGVNKAEALRRLCKFLNIDLKEVVAFGNGENDLEMIKIAGTGVTFNDAPDVVKKQAKVILQNCGHLGLQEFFEKFFTKGVTL; translated from the coding sequence ATGAAATTGCTGGTCTTCGATCTGGATGGAACACTTTTGGAAAAAGATGGGACCCTTTCTTTAGAAACTTTGCAAATGTTGAAAAAACTGGAGGAGAAAAGTGTCAAATCCACTGTGGCGACGGGTCGCTCTTTGAAGAGTGCGAGCAGATTCATCGAACGACTCGTCAGCAAAGTACCCGTGATACTCTTCAACGGTGCACGGATCTTCGATCCAGTGACTGGGCGATACCTGTATTCAGAGACGTTACAAGATTCTCTGGCTCAAAAGGTGGGCCATCTTTGCCAAAGGTCTGACGTGTCCATCTTTTTCTTCATCGATGAAGATGTCTACGTTCTGAATTTAACTTCACATGCGGCACGTTACGTTTACAGAGATGGGCTCAGCTACCATCTTGTGGAGAACATCGATTTTTTGAATCACAAAAGGGTGACGAAGATAGTTCTCACAGGCCCCAGTTTTGAACTGACCGACATAGAGAACGTATTGAAACTTCAGCATCGTATCCACGCTTCGATCACAAGATCGGAAGAGGACCTTTTAGAAATCCTACCGTTCGGTGTGAACAAAGCTGAAGCGCTGAGGAGACTCTGCAAGTTTTTGAACATCGATTTAAAGGAGGTTGTAGCTTTCGGCAACGGGGAGAACGATCTGGAGATGATCAAAATTGCGGGAACCGGTGTGACCTTCAACGATGCACCGGATGTTGTGAAGAAACAAGCTAAGGTCATCTTGCAAAACTGCGGTCATCTTGGACTTCAAGAGTTCTTCGAGAAATTCTTCACAAAAGGGGTGACTCTGTGA
- a CDS encoding ABC transporter ATP-binding protein — MNGYYVEVKNLVKIFKDPATRSVVRAVDGVSFGVEKGKLVTLLGPSGCGKTTTLRLIGGFEIPTSGDILIDGSVVNDLPPNRRPTAMVFQSYALFPHLNVFENVAYGLKARRVAKDILRRKVMQILEIVGLVGLEKRYPSQLSGGQQQRVALARALVVEPKVLLLDEPLSNLDAKLREQMRVELRKIQMSLGITSIYVTHDQLEAMTLSDYVIVMKDGKIVQKDTPEMLYRFPTNVFVASFIGKASFVEGKIYERKHNEAIVELKDGQKVTVDVREDSNVQLNDSVLLVLRPEGGRFVSPQEGLLKGKVVTRVYTGSTFYFEIKTEHGTVSVEIHGHEERKVPQLGETVNVSFERSSMSVVKRE; from the coding sequence GTGAACGGCTACTACGTCGAAGTCAAAAACTTGGTGAAGATCTTCAAAGATCCTGCCACACGTTCCGTCGTGAGGGCCGTCGATGGTGTGAGCTTTGGGGTGGAGAAGGGGAAACTCGTGACTTTGCTGGGGCCATCAGGTTGTGGCAAGACTACAACTCTACGCCTGATAGGTGGATTCGAAATACCCACTTCTGGAGACATACTCATCGACGGAAGTGTGGTCAACGATCTGCCACCGAACCGCCGTCCGACCGCGATGGTCTTTCAGAGCTACGCTTTGTTTCCACATCTGAACGTGTTCGAGAATGTCGCCTACGGACTCAAAGCGCGCAGGGTAGCGAAAGACATTTTGCGAAGGAAAGTGATGCAGATACTGGAAATAGTCGGGCTCGTTGGTTTGGAAAAGAGATATCCCAGTCAACTGTCTGGCGGTCAACAACAACGTGTAGCTTTGGCGCGCGCACTGGTAGTTGAGCCGAAGGTGCTCCTCTTGGACGAGCCTCTATCGAACTTGGATGCGAAACTCCGTGAGCAGATGAGAGTCGAGCTGAGAAAAATACAGATGAGCCTTGGTATCACCAGCATTTATGTGACACACGATCAGCTGGAAGCCATGACGCTTTCAGACTATGTGATCGTGATGAAAGACGGAAAAATCGTTCAAAAGGATACACCAGAGATGCTTTACAGATTTCCCACCAACGTGTTCGTGGCCAGCTTCATTGGGAAAGCCAGCTTCGTCGAAGGAAAGATCTACGAGCGCAAACATAACGAAGCCATCGTTGAGTTGAAGGATGGTCAGAAGGTAACCGTCGATGTGCGGGAAGATTCGAACGTTCAACTGAACGATTCGGTTCTTTTGGTCCTCAGACCTGAAGGCGGACGGTTCGTTTCACCCCAAGAAGGTTTGTTGAAAGGAAAGGTCGTGACTAGAGTCTACACCGGTTCAACGTTCTACTTTGAGATCAAGACCGAGCATGGAACTGTGAGCGTTGAAATCCACGGGCACGAGGAAAGAAAAGTTCCACAGCTCGGTGAAACGGTGAATGTGTCGTTCGAAAGATCGTCCATGTCGGTGGTGAAGAGAGAATGA
- the iolO gene encoding 5-keto-L-gluconate epimerase encodes MKLALVLSTVDAAFDALAFKGDLTKGAMMAKDIGYDAVEIAIRDPKVIDVAQLKSLLDELRMDVVAVGTGQAYLAEGLSITDADVSIRSRAMERLKNHIDFASFFNAKVIVGLVRGKKGKRSLDETLKLFIESVGELANYAKEKGVELVVEPLNRYETDFLNTLKEVRHALELLRRDNVGILADTFHMNIEEVNIEESLKECASWIKHFHVADSNRWAPGAGHLNFDSIFKTLREIGYSGFISVECLPLPGGTEEAARLAFKTLQRFLKKL; translated from the coding sequence GTGAAACTTGCACTGGTTTTGAGCACGGTAGATGCCGCCTTCGATGCGTTGGCCTTCAAAGGTGATCTGACGAAGGGAGCGATGATGGCCAAAGATATTGGCTACGATGCCGTCGAGATCGCGATCAGAGACCCGAAAGTGATAGACGTGGCACAACTCAAAAGTTTGTTGGATGAGTTGCGAATGGATGTGGTTGCCGTTGGGACTGGGCAAGCTTATCTCGCTGAAGGTTTGAGCATCACCGATGCGGACGTTTCAATACGATCCCGCGCCATGGAGAGGCTAAAGAATCACATCGATTTCGCCTCGTTCTTCAATGCGAAGGTCATCGTTGGACTGGTTAGGGGCAAGAAGGGAAAAAGATCCTTGGACGAGACTTTGAAATTGTTCATCGAGTCGGTGGGTGAGCTCGCAAACTACGCGAAAGAAAAGGGTGTCGAGCTGGTGGTGGAACCTTTGAACAGGTACGAGACGGATTTTCTGAACACGTTGAAAGAAGTGAGACATGCCTTGGAGCTTTTGAGGCGTGACAATGTGGGAATATTGGCCGATACGTTCCACATGAACATCGAGGAAGTGAACATCGAAGAGAGCTTGAAAGAGTGTGCGAGTTGGATCAAACATTTCCACGTCGCTGACAGCAACAGATGGGCACCGGGTGCGGGACATTTGAACTTCGATTCGATCTTCAAAACTCTGCGAGAGATCGGTTACAGTGGGTTCATCTCGGTGGAGTGCTTGCCGTTGCCAGGTGGAACCGAAGAGGCGGCCAGATTGGCTTTTAAAACTTTACAAAGGTTTTTGAAGAAACTCTGA